A stretch of Synechococcus sp. WH 8020 DNA encodes these proteins:
- a CDS encoding aspartate carbamoyltransferase catalytic subunit, translating into MSGWSHRHVLDLAAFSRDDYATVLELAHRFRSMPVTGARKLPALQGRLVATLFFEPSTRTRSSFELAAKRLSADVQSFSPSSSSLSKGESLLDTARTYVAMGADVLVIRHRCTDVPAQLASELDQAGERTVVLNGGDGQHSHPSQGLLDLYTLAHHFDPRHSQLEALQGKRIVIVGDVVHSRVARSNLWALSACGADLVLCGPPSLVPDAFAAFLDAPPPGQASDPVQERGTVQISRSLDDCLSGADAVMTLRLQKERMTDHLLTNLDRYHRDFGLTHERLRRCAFSGPVLHPGPVNRGVEMSGGLLDDRSICLVEDQVRNGIPIRMALLYLMAASDPVADSSRASAPS; encoded by the coding sequence ATGAGTGGCTGGTCCCATCGACATGTGCTCGACTTAGCTGCATTTTCTCGTGACGACTACGCCACGGTGCTGGAACTTGCCCATCGTTTTCGTTCGATGCCGGTGACGGGCGCTCGCAAACTCCCGGCCTTGCAAGGGCGATTGGTTGCCACCTTATTTTTTGAGCCCAGCACGCGCACGCGCAGCAGCTTTGAGTTGGCCGCCAAGCGGTTGTCTGCTGATGTGCAGAGTTTTTCTCCCTCCAGCAGTTCCCTCAGCAAAGGCGAATCCCTGCTCGACACAGCGCGCACTTACGTCGCGATGGGGGCTGATGTGTTGGTGATCCGCCATCGCTGCACGGATGTACCCGCTCAGTTGGCCTCTGAGTTGGATCAAGCCGGAGAGCGCACCGTCGTCCTGAATGGTGGTGATGGTCAGCACAGCCACCCCAGCCAGGGCTTGCTCGACCTCTACACGCTTGCTCACCATTTCGATCCCCGCCACTCTCAACTTGAGGCGTTGCAGGGCAAGCGCATTGTGATTGTTGGCGACGTGGTGCATTCCCGCGTGGCACGCTCCAACCTCTGGGCGTTAAGTGCATGTGGCGCGGATTTGGTGCTTTGCGGGCCGCCCAGTCTTGTGCCCGATGCCTTTGCGGCTTTTTTGGATGCTCCGCCTCCCGGGCAGGCTTCAGATCCTGTCCAGGAGCGTGGAACGGTGCAGATCAGCCGCTCCTTGGATGACTGTTTGTCTGGTGCGGACGCGGTGATGACGTTGCGCTTACAAAAAGAACGCATGACCGATCATCTGCTTACGAATCTTGATCGCTATCACCGCGATTTTGGGCTCACCCATGAGCGGTTGCGACGCTGTGCTTTCTCAGGCCCTGTGCTCCATCCAGGCCCTGTCAATCGTGGAGTTGAAATGAGCGGTGGCCTCTTGGACGACCGCTCGATTTGTTTGGTTGAGGATCAGGTGCGCAACGGGATCCCTATCCGCATGGCGCTGCTTTATTTGATGGCAGCGTCTGATCCTGTGGCGGATTCGTCGCGGGCCTCAGCGCCATCCTGA
- a CDS encoding NAD(P)/FAD-dependent oxidoreductase, producing MAAEHFFLELEPPEERLRDAPHVVIVGGGFAGVRACKALAQADVRITLIDKRNFNLFQPLLYQVATGLVAPGDVATPLRQLVGKQRNVQVLLGEVTGLDAKKQQINFSEKVLTYDHLVLATGSGSTYFGHEEWRTFAPPMKILEHAQEIRRRLLMAMEQAEQTPDPAARKFLQTVVIVGGGPTGCEMAGATSELMRNAMRREFKQLDPDDSRIIVIDPGDRLLRAMPESLSASAQKTLESLGVETLFKGRVQSMKPGEVSVGTPDGEQTIQAATVIWTAGVRPSHLGKTLAGSIDCELDRGGRVIVEPDFSVKDHPEIRVVGDLCSYKHTSTGNPLPGMAGPATQAGGFVGKDIAAILSGGNRPNFKWFDFGSMAVLDRVAAVADLRGFKFSGSPGWAVWAAAHLAFMPDRENRWSLLIKWMFAVLSQQRSSMLLTGMPSQHIGLDSADAPFPMNSGKGPSIAAPDAALKAAMNYYANSVSGVSAQDGAEARDESATGSDAAIK from the coding sequence ATGGCTGCTGAGCATTTCTTTCTCGAGCTCGAACCGCCAGAAGAACGTCTTCGCGACGCCCCTCATGTCGTGATCGTGGGCGGGGGCTTTGCTGGCGTTCGGGCCTGCAAAGCGCTTGCTCAGGCAGATGTGCGCATCACCTTGATTGATAAGCGCAACTTCAATTTGTTCCAACCGCTTCTTTATCAAGTAGCAACGGGGCTAGTCGCTCCCGGTGATGTTGCGACACCCCTGCGACAGCTGGTTGGCAAGCAGCGCAACGTTCAAGTCTTGCTGGGAGAAGTCACCGGCTTGGATGCCAAGAAGCAACAAATCAACTTCAGCGAAAAAGTTCTCACCTACGACCACTTAGTACTCGCAACGGGTTCGGGTAGCACCTATTTCGGCCATGAAGAATGGCGCACCTTTGCTCCACCGATGAAAATTCTTGAGCACGCTCAAGAAATTCGTCGCCGCTTGCTGATGGCGATGGAGCAGGCCGAACAAACACCTGATCCCGCGGCACGCAAATTCCTTCAAACCGTGGTGATTGTGGGAGGGGGGCCTACGGGATGCGAGATGGCAGGTGCCACCTCCGAATTAATGCGCAATGCCATGCGCCGTGAGTTCAAGCAACTCGATCCTGATGATTCAAGGATCATCGTGATCGACCCAGGCGATCGATTGCTGAGGGCAATGCCTGAGTCGTTATCGGCCTCTGCTCAAAAGACCCTGGAGTCTCTAGGGGTAGAGACTCTCTTTAAGGGGCGTGTTCAAAGCATGAAGCCTGGAGAAGTCTCCGTTGGCACTCCAGATGGCGAACAAACAATTCAAGCCGCAACCGTGATTTGGACTGCCGGGGTCCGACCATCTCACCTGGGCAAGACCCTGGCAGGCTCGATCGATTGTGAATTGGATCGTGGCGGGAGGGTGATCGTTGAACCCGACTTCAGCGTGAAAGACCATCCAGAGATTCGGGTGGTTGGCGATCTCTGCAGCTATAAGCACACGTCCACGGGCAATCCGCTGCCCGGGATGGCAGGACCAGCGACCCAAGCTGGTGGCTTCGTCGGCAAAGACATTGCCGCGATCCTGAGCGGAGGGAACCGTCCGAATTTCAAATGGTTTGATTTCGGCAGCATGGCCGTGCTGGATCGTGTTGCTGCTGTTGCCGATCTACGCGGCTTCAAATTCAGTGGAAGTCCAGGCTGGGCTGTTTGGGCTGCGGCACACCTGGCCTTCATGCCCGATCGAGAAAATCGCTGGTCCTTGCTGATCAAGTGGATGTTTGCTGTTCTGTCGCAGCAACGCTCATCGATGCTGCTCACAGGCATGCCAAGTCAGCACATCGGTCTCGACTCCGCAGACGCGCCCTTCCCCATGAACAGCGGGAAAGGGCCCTCAATTGCCGCTCCAGATGCAGCTCTCAAAGCAGCCATGAATTACTACGCCAATTCCGTCTCCGGTGTTTCTGCTCAGGATGGCGCTGAGGCCCGCGACGAATCCGCCACAGGATCAGACGCTGCCATCAAATAA
- a CDS encoding DUF565 domain-containing protein, with product MTARLQKTRLQISFGEATSRLDQWAVNPWRRASLMLIALGASFALGNSIGAIAGALALMDPVAALVTVAIWELMVRSRRHWARDRQKHLGRDLLDMSRIGLLYGLLLEGFKLL from the coding sequence ATGACCGCTCGACTGCAAAAAACTCGACTTCAAATCAGTTTCGGTGAAGCCACTTCACGCCTTGACCAGTGGGCAGTGAATCCCTGGAGAAGGGCATCCTTAATGTTGATCGCCCTCGGAGCAAGCTTCGCTCTTGGAAACAGCATCGGTGCCATTGCAGGTGCGTTGGCATTGATGGATCCAGTGGCCGCACTGGTTACTGTGGCGATCTGGGAACTGATGGTCCGATCCAGGCGGCATTGGGCGCGAGATCGACAAAAACATCTGGGACGTGATCTGTTGGACATGTCACGCATTGGCTTGCTTTATGGCCTTTTATTGGAAGGATTCAAGTTGCTTTAA
- a CDS encoding putative 2OG-Fe(II) oxygenase, which translates to MNVLDLFPRSIVQGKLDLKLLNQCLLHCEDVLSNPGANPDASMRLAGQLNQQRELNPIQPAVQELCESVLLEGCERWIRHVMDQQPPQGRGPWVPGRYQLRLIDIWLNCQMEGDYNPMHTHGGSFSGVVFLKVPSQINGTSFDGQLCFHGPEEYHLQSFRTGMAQYVLPSPGDFYIFPAWQPHSVMPFRGSGERWSLAFNVVAQPTSGHPKPPEQNQNISLSSQRPRARGF; encoded by the coding sequence ATGAACGTTCTTGATTTGTTTCCACGCTCAATCGTACAAGGGAAACTCGATTTAAAACTTCTCAACCAATGCCTTCTCCATTGTGAGGACGTCCTCAGCAATCCAGGAGCTAATCCCGACGCTTCGATGCGCCTCGCTGGCCAGCTCAACCAACAACGAGAACTCAATCCAATCCAACCGGCTGTTCAAGAACTTTGTGAATCTGTCCTTCTCGAAGGCTGCGAACGCTGGATCCGTCACGTGATGGACCAGCAACCACCTCAAGGTCGTGGCCCATGGGTGCCAGGGCGCTACCAGCTAAGACTGATTGACATCTGGCTGAATTGCCAAATGGAGGGCGATTACAACCCAATGCATACCCATGGAGGAAGTTTTTCGGGAGTTGTCTTTTTAAAAGTGCCCTCACAAATCAACGGAACAAGCTTTGACGGTCAACTTTGTTTTCATGGTCCTGAGGAATACCACCTCCAATCATTTCGTACGGGAATGGCTCAATACGTGCTTCCTAGCCCAGGCGATTTTTATATTTTTCCAGCTTGGCAACCCCATTCCGTGATGCCTTTCCGGGGCAGCGGAGAACGCTGGTCTCTTGCCTTCAACGTTGTTGCACAACCCACATCCGGACATCCGAAGCCCCCTGAGCAGAACCAAAATATTTCGCTGTCGAGTCAGCGGCCAAGAGCAAGAGGGTTCTGA
- a CDS encoding serine hydrolase: MISTVLDLNKIVLKINQRAKDGIKKATTIGAIAATGMALTTALPSSASEWTARHGLSSAGYQQTFNNYTKKGYCLKSISGYQQAGRANYAAIWSKNGCKPFIARHGLSPQKYQAAFDAFNKKGYRLTHINGYEIGGKPFYAAIWEKTSGPAYKARHGLTEKQYQSQVTSMSGEGYGVKHVSAFSLKGSPRFAVIFEKNMPKWKARHGLTSSQYQKEFNKSAKEGYRLKAVTGYRKGNSDRYAAVWTKEGGQSYQARHGIPTKNYQHIFDNYRYQSYEPKYIEAFNSASGVKFNGVWENKKFASKGLRSIERKVGQYMRDKGIKGLSIAISKNNKLVYARGFGKADVAKGIVVGPKHRFRVASVSKLVTQAAIKKLLKETSLNSSSKVFGKNSILGDNYPTPSTNPNIDKITIQHLLDHRGGWANINKKGDKKDPMFAYSGSTFPGLINWTLSNYPLASNPGQDYRYSNFGYSLLGRVIEKATNADYDSYVKNKILNPAGAKGMVIGSDKKNQQLRNEATYYGGGAYSSVKPQRFDSHGGWIATPIDLLRFMRHNNDHANYHNGLMDGTTAVYRKNYNSNFGYVAVTNSRKKPAALDSLMKDIINSTPNWPSINLF; the protein is encoded by the coding sequence ATGATTTCTACAGTTCTTGACCTCAACAAAATCGTTCTAAAAATCAACCAAAGGGCGAAAGACGGCATCAAAAAAGCCACGACCATTGGCGCAATTGCGGCCACAGGAATGGCCCTGACCACAGCGTTGCCATCCTCCGCCAGCGAGTGGACTGCGCGGCATGGCCTGTCAAGCGCTGGTTATCAGCAGACTTTCAACAACTACACCAAGAAAGGTTATTGCCTCAAGTCGATTTCAGGCTACCAACAAGCAGGGAGAGCCAACTATGCTGCAATTTGGAGCAAAAATGGGTGCAAACCATTTATTGCTCGCCACGGATTGAGCCCACAAAAGTATCAAGCTGCATTTGACGCTTTCAATAAAAAAGGGTATCGCTTGACGCACATCAATGGATATGAAATTGGAGGCAAACCATTCTATGCAGCGATTTGGGAAAAAACCTCTGGTCCTGCGTACAAAGCGCGGCACGGTCTTACGGAAAAGCAATACCAAAGTCAAGTCACTTCCATGTCTGGAGAAGGATACGGAGTAAAACATGTCAGTGCATTTAGCTTGAAAGGCTCTCCTAGATTTGCTGTCATCTTCGAAAAAAACATGCCCAAATGGAAAGCTCGGCACGGACTCACAAGCTCTCAATATCAAAAAGAATTTAACAAGTCAGCCAAAGAAGGCTATCGCCTGAAAGCAGTCACCGGCTATCGCAAAGGAAACAGCGATCGCTATGCTGCTGTTTGGACCAAAGAAGGAGGGCAATCTTATCAAGCACGCCATGGGATTCCAACCAAAAACTACCAGCATATCTTCGACAACTATCGATATCAGAGCTATGAGCCAAAATACATCGAAGCCTTTAACTCAGCGAGTGGTGTCAAGTTCAATGGAGTCTGGGAAAACAAGAAATTTGCAAGCAAAGGCCTACGATCAATAGAAAGAAAGGTTGGTCAATACATGCGTGATAAGGGCATCAAAGGATTATCGATAGCCATTAGCAAAAACAACAAACTTGTGTATGCCCGCGGTTTCGGCAAAGCTGACGTCGCAAAGGGAATTGTAGTGGGACCAAAGCATCGCTTTCGCGTTGCCAGCGTTTCAAAGCTTGTAACCCAAGCCGCAATCAAGAAACTCTTGAAAGAAACATCTCTAAACTCAAGTTCTAAAGTGTTTGGCAAAAACAGCATTCTTGGAGATAACTACCCAACACCTTCAACCAACCCAAACATCGACAAAATCACAATCCAGCATCTACTTGACCATCGCGGAGGGTGGGCAAACATCAACAAAAAAGGAGACAAAAAAGATCCAATGTTTGCTTACTCTGGGTCTACGTTCCCCGGCTTAATCAACTGGACATTAAGCAATTACCCTTTGGCCTCAAACCCCGGACAAGATTATCGGTATTCTAATTTTGGCTACTCTTTACTGGGGCGAGTGATTGAGAAAGCAACCAATGCAGACTACGATTCTTACGTGAAAAACAAAATCCTGAATCCTGCAGGTGCCAAAGGCATGGTGATCGGGAGCGACAAAAAGAACCAACAACTGCGCAATGAAGCTACATACTATGGAGGAGGTGCTTATTCAAGCGTCAAGCCTCAACGGTTTGATTCTCATGGTGGTTGGATAGCCACACCCATTGATCTACTTCGTTTTATGAGGCACAACAATGACCACGCGAATTACCATAATGGCTTGATGGACGGCACTACTGCAGTGTACAGGAAGAATTACAACTCAAATTTCGGTTATGTCGCAGTAACCAATAGCCGCAAAAAACCTGCAGCTCTTGATAGCCTAATGAAAGACATCATTAACTCAACACCTAACTGGCCTAGCATTAATCTGTTTTAA
- the isiD gene encoding protein IsiD produces MGSSRQGTSMPITPESLDAFDDDKVASLAQRLEDDDYPTPFDGLSDWHLLRALAIHRPELTGPYVHLVDQEPFDED; encoded by the coding sequence ATGGGTTCTTCTCGTCAGGGAACCAGCATGCCGATCACGCCGGAATCTCTGGATGCGTTTGACGACGACAAGGTGGCTTCGCTTGCCCAGCGCCTTGAAGACGACGATTACCCAACCCCTTTTGATGGCCTAAGTGATTGGCATCTGTTGCGTGCCTTGGCGATTCACCGGCCCGAGCTCACGGGTCCATATGTTCATTTAGTTGATCAGGAACCATTTGATGAAGATTGA
- the coaBC gene encoding bifunctional phosphopantothenoylcysteine decarboxylase/phosphopantothenate--cysteine ligase CoaBC has product MKIEAPRLLEGRRLLVAASGSIAAVKTPLLVSALVKAGAEVRCVITPSASRLVSPVALASLSRHPCLQDQDQWEPSQPRPLHVELAEWADLVVVAPLSATSLARWTQGLGDGLLASLLLACERPVVAASAMNTAMWGNAAVRRNWDLLQGDQRVLCLGPEPGLLACDRIGEGRMADPALIQLAVLHALQQGSQERQLMRDWSGRSLLVTAGPTVEALDPARIMSNRSSGRMGVMLAQAARWRGARVELIHGPLQLPDAWLEGVSCHPVESAQAMESALMDLQPGVDAVAMAAAVADLRRRGGASPDKPAKAALASVLSAEMEPVPDLLAGLAERRPPGQVLLGFAALSGQADSLLERARQKLSAKQCDLLFANPIDQPNQGFGSHRNGGWLLRRDGTKDPFLPQCKLELANRLLDEIALQLPALPLPALHALNSQHVVSGS; this is encoded by the coding sequence ATGAAGATTGAGGCCCCAAGGCTTCTTGAGGGGCGTCGTCTTCTTGTAGCGGCATCGGGAAGCATCGCCGCGGTTAAGACCCCTCTCCTTGTAAGCGCGTTGGTGAAGGCGGGGGCCGAGGTGCGTTGTGTCATCACTCCCAGCGCCTCGCGCCTTGTCAGTCCTGTGGCGCTTGCAAGTCTGAGTCGTCACCCTTGTCTGCAAGATCAGGATCAGTGGGAGCCATCGCAACCTCGACCATTGCACGTCGAGTTGGCTGAATGGGCTGATCTTGTCGTTGTGGCGCCCCTAAGTGCAACAAGCTTGGCCCGCTGGACCCAGGGGCTCGGAGATGGCTTGCTGGCCTCCCTGCTGTTGGCCTGCGAGCGCCCAGTGGTGGCGGCCTCAGCCATGAATACAGCAATGTGGGGCAATGCCGCGGTCCGTCGCAACTGGGATCTCTTGCAAGGGGATCAACGGGTCCTGTGCCTAGGACCAGAGCCCGGGTTGCTGGCTTGTGATCGAATCGGAGAGGGGCGAATGGCCGATCCCGCTTTGATTCAATTGGCGGTTCTCCATGCGCTTCAGCAAGGGAGCCAGGAACGCCAATTGATGCGTGATTGGAGTGGACGTTCCCTGCTCGTGACCGCTGGCCCAACGGTGGAAGCCCTGGACCCTGCCCGAATCATGAGCAACCGCAGCAGCGGCCGGATGGGCGTGATGCTGGCTCAAGCGGCTCGGTGGCGGGGTGCTCGGGTTGAGTTGATCCATGGCCCCTTGCAGTTGCCAGATGCCTGGCTTGAGGGAGTGTCTTGCCATCCGGTGGAGTCAGCGCAAGCGATGGAGTCGGCACTGATGGATCTTCAACCGGGCGTGGACGCGGTGGCAATGGCGGCAGCGGTGGCCGATCTGCGCCGGCGTGGTGGTGCATCTCCTGACAAGCCCGCGAAGGCCGCATTGGCCAGCGTTCTTTCGGCCGAAATGGAGCCTGTCCCCGATCTGTTGGCCGGTTTGGCTGAGCGCCGCCCCCCAGGTCAAGTGCTCTTGGGATTTGCTGCTCTCAGTGGTCAAGCTGATTCGCTGCTGGAACGGGCGCGTCAAAAACTCTCTGCCAAACAATGCGACCTGTTGTTTGCGAATCCCATTGATCAGCCCAATCAGGGGTTTGGTTCGCATCGGAACGGAGGCTGGTTGCTCAGGCGCGATGGCACAAAGGACCCGTTCTTGCCTCAATGCAAGCTTGAGCTCGCGAATCGCTTGCTGGATGAGATCGCCCTGCAATTGCCCGCCCTGCCACTGCCAGCGCTGCATGCCCTCAATTCGCAGCACGTTGTCTCAGGCAGTTAA
- a CDS encoding photosystem II manganese-stabilizing polypeptide has product MRIRPLLALVLALCLFVVTACSGGAEAIDRSNVTYDDIRNTGKANDCPTLPDSARGSISLTAGSGYELRGICMHPSRVFVKGEPANKRQEAQFVEGKILTRYTSSLDEVFGDLVVGDKGLSFSEKGGIDFQPITVLVPGGEEFPFTFSSKNLQATADGSALTTSTDFNGTYRTPSYRTSNFIDPKGRALTTGVDYPQGLVGLGGDYEELESENVKRYIDGTGEMSFSITKVDPETGEFAGVFSAIQPSDSDMGGREIVDVKISGEVFGRLEEA; this is encoded by the coding sequence ATGCGCATCCGTCCCCTGCTGGCCCTGGTGCTAGCCCTCTGTCTCTTTGTTGTAACCGCCTGCAGTGGTGGTGCTGAGGCCATAGATCGATCCAACGTCACCTATGACGACATCCGCAACACGGGCAAGGCCAATGATTGCCCCACCCTTCCTGATTCGGCACGTGGCTCCATCAGCCTCACGGCTGGTTCCGGTTACGAACTGCGTGGGATCTGTATGCATCCCTCTCGGGTCTTTGTCAAAGGCGAACCCGCGAATAAGCGTCAAGAGGCGCAATTCGTTGAGGGCAAAATCCTCACTCGCTACACCTCGAGCTTGGATGAAGTCTTTGGCGATCTCGTCGTTGGTGACAAAGGTCTGAGCTTCAGCGAAAAAGGCGGTATTGATTTCCAGCCGATCACGGTGTTGGTTCCTGGTGGTGAGGAATTCCCCTTCACCTTCTCAAGCAAAAACCTTCAAGCCACGGCTGACGGTTCAGCTCTGACAACCAGTACCGACTTCAACGGCACCTACCGCACACCTAGCTACCGCACCAGTAACTTCATCGATCCAAAGGGTCGCGCCTTAACCACTGGTGTGGATTATCCCCAGGGACTCGTGGGACTTGGTGGTGATTACGAAGAGCTTGAGAGCGAAAACGTCAAGCGCTACATCGATGGCACGGGCGAGATGAGCTTTTCGATCACCAAGGTGGATCCTGAAACCGGCGAATTTGCTGGCGTCTTCTCGGCGATTCAACCTTCCGATTCCGATATGGGTGGTCGCGAAATCGTTGACGTGAAGATCAGTGGAGAGGTCTTCGGTCGTCTTGAGGAGGCTTGA
- the sat gene encoding sulfate adenylyltransferase — protein sequence MTATSSSSQRSGVIAPYGGTLVDLMVSAPEHAALKASATTSIECSDRNACDVELLVVGGFSPERGFMHQADYDSVVAGHRTTSGYLFGLPIVMDTDREDVAVGDKVLLTYKGQDLAVLTVGDKWEPDKVVEAKGCYGTTSLEHPAVRMIATERRRFYLGGLIQGLELPKRVFPCKTPSEVRAGLPDGEDVVAFQCRNPIHRAHYELFTRALHAQNVSENAVVLVHPTCGPTQQDDIPGSVRFQTYERLAAEVDNASIRWAYLPYAMHMAGPREALQHMIIRRNYGCTHFIIGRDMAGCKSSLSGDDFYGPYDAQNFAKECAPELTMETVPSLNLVFTDEEGYVTAEHAEARGLHVKKLSGTQFRKMLRSGEEIPEWFAFRSVVEVLRAS from the coding sequence ATGACTGCCACTTCCTCTTCCTCGCAGCGCTCCGGGGTGATTGCTCCTTACGGAGGCACCTTGGTGGATTTGATGGTGTCAGCCCCTGAGCATGCAGCGCTGAAGGCTTCTGCCACCACAAGCATCGAATGTTCTGATCGCAATGCCTGTGATGTTGAGCTGCTTGTTGTCGGTGGATTTTCCCCAGAGCGGGGATTCATGCATCAGGCCGACTACGACTCCGTTGTTGCCGGGCATCGCACCACCTCTGGCTACCTGTTCGGGTTGCCGATTGTGATGGATACCGATCGTGAGGACGTCGCGGTTGGAGACAAGGTGTTGTTGACCTACAAAGGTCAGGATCTGGCTGTTCTCACCGTTGGAGATAAGTGGGAACCCGACAAGGTTGTCGAGGCCAAAGGCTGTTATGGCACCACCTCGCTAGAGCACCCGGCGGTGCGCATGATCGCCACAGAGCGCCGTCGTTTCTATCTCGGGGGCCTGATTCAGGGCTTGGAGCTTCCGAAGCGTGTCTTCCCCTGCAAAACGCCATCTGAGGTCCGAGCCGGCCTCCCCGACGGCGAAGACGTGGTGGCATTCCAGTGCCGTAATCCCATTCATCGCGCCCACTACGAGCTCTTCACCCGCGCACTGCACGCCCAAAACGTCAGCGAGAATGCCGTCGTGCTGGTCCACCCCACCTGTGGGCCCACCCAGCAGGACGATATTCCAGGCTCCGTTCGCTTCCAGACCTATGAACGCCTGGCCGCAGAGGTGGATAACGCGAGTATTCGTTGGGCTTATCTGCCGTACGCCATGCACATGGCTGGTCCGCGTGAAGCCTTGCAGCACATGATCATTCGCCGCAATTACGGCTGTACTCACTTCATCATTGGCCGGGATATGGCTGGATGTAAATCCTCACTCTCAGGGGATGATTTTTACGGCCCCTATGACGCGCAGAATTTTGCCAAAGAGTGCGCTCCTGAACTGACGATGGAGACCGTTCCCTCCTTAAATCTTGTCTTTACCGACGAAGAGGGGTATGTCACTGCGGAACATGCGGAGGCCCGCGGTTTGCATGTCAAAAAGCTCAGCGGCACCCAATTCCGCAAGATGCTCCGTAGTGGCGAAGAGATCCCGGAGTGGTTTGCGTTCCGCAGCGTGGTTGAGGTCCTGCGGGCCTCCTGA